The following proteins are co-located in the Streptomyces sp. DT2A-34 genome:
- the sigM gene encoding RNA polymerase sigma factor SigM: MADGNAFGDTSDQDLLACHVEGDPDAFGELVRRHRDRLWAVALRTLGDREEAADAVQDALVSAYRAAHTFRGQSAVTTWLHRITVNACLDRARKAASRKTSPVDDTERLEQLLEPHEEASAPAERNDLHRQLLEALGTLPPDQRAALVLVDMQGYPVAEAARVLDVPTGTVKSRCARGRARLLPLLKHLRPESGSDGKDRGDRRNRTQGTSVPPAAGPQSTEQATDPRDTGPSDSAAVKGGGGRA; this comes from the coding sequence ATGGCAGATGGCAACGCATTCGGTGACACAAGCGATCAGGACCTTCTCGCCTGCCATGTAGAGGGCGACCCCGACGCCTTCGGTGAGCTCGTGCGGCGTCACCGCGATCGGCTCTGGGCGGTGGCGTTGCGGACGCTCGGCGACCGTGAGGAGGCCGCTGACGCCGTGCAGGACGCCCTCGTCTCCGCCTACCGGGCCGCGCACACGTTCAGGGGCCAGTCGGCCGTCACGACCTGGCTGCACCGGATCACGGTGAACGCCTGCCTGGACCGCGCCCGCAAGGCCGCCTCCCGGAAGACCTCCCCCGTCGACGACACCGAGCGCCTGGAGCAGTTGCTGGAGCCCCACGAGGAGGCCTCCGCTCCGGCAGAGCGCAACGATCTGCACCGCCAGCTGCTGGAGGCCCTCGGCACGCTGCCTCCGGACCAGCGTGCGGCCCTCGTCCTGGTGGACATGCAGGGATACCCCGTCGCGGAGGCCGCGCGGGTCCTCGATGTGCCGACCGGCACGGTCAAGAGCCGATGTGCGCGCGGCAGAGCCAGACTCCTGCCTCTCCTCAAGCATCTGCGCCCGGAAAGCGGCAGTGACGGCAAGGATCGTGGCGACAGGCGGAACCGGACGCAGGGGACATCCGTCCCACCGGCAGCGGGTCCACAGAGCACGGAGCAAGCCACGGATCCGCGCGATACCGGGCCGAGTGATTCAGCTGCAGTGAAGGGCGGAGGTGGGCGAGCGTGA
- a CDS encoding protein kinase family protein, with protein sequence MAERSTAAVDVADNSGDEPLTAQADQSTADGVAKNRERDTDTDEAQGSGGTEGPGKASPPELHSGHKLARRYRLEECVTRLDGFSSWRAVDEKLRRAVGVHILPADHARARSVLAAARSSALLGDPRFVQVLDAVEENDLVYVVHEWLPDATELTTLLASGPLEAYETHQMVTQVSAAMAAAHREGLAHLRLNPNAVLRTSSGQWRIRGLAVNAALRGINSDTPQRTDTEAIGALLYAALTQRWPYESDAYGLSGLPKDVGLIAPDQVRAGVHRGLSELAMRALVNDGATASRHESACTTPEELVKAIGEMPRIRPPEPAFTAPPDYQRTTYQQGTYGRQAPHPGATQPVPPPPPPLQSRTGKALKWAVSALLIAALGLGSWQLADALMDQGNKSEDSNQTQTTEDNDKGQTKPVSKPIAIEGVSDFDPLGSDGSENPRDIDKIYDTAPNTYWQTSFYTSSDFGRLKSGVGVILDLGKIQQVGKVTITFVGDTSVELRAASGDTGSEPTSLESYAKVAEGSGASVTLKPGESLKARYLLVWLTDLPRQADDGKFRGRVVDVKVSS encoded by the coding sequence GTGGCGGAACGGAGCACGGCTGCCGTCGACGTGGCAGACAACAGCGGCGACGAGCCGCTGACCGCACAGGCGGACCAGTCCACGGCCGACGGGGTGGCCAAGAATCGGGAGCGGGACACGGACACCGACGAGGCACAGGGGAGTGGCGGGACCGAGGGTCCCGGAAAGGCCTCACCACCCGAGCTGCACAGCGGCCACAAGCTCGCCAGACGCTATCGCCTGGAGGAGTGCGTCACCCGTCTGGACGGTTTCAGCAGTTGGCGTGCGGTCGACGAGAAACTCCGTCGCGCCGTCGGCGTCCACATCCTGCCTGCGGACCATGCGCGGGCCCGTTCCGTGCTGGCCGCGGCCCGCTCCTCCGCGCTGCTCGGTGACCCCCGCTTCGTCCAGGTCCTCGACGCGGTCGAGGAGAACGACCTGGTCTACGTCGTCCACGAGTGGCTCCCCGACGCGACCGAACTGACGACGCTGCTCGCCTCCGGCCCGCTGGAGGCGTACGAGACCCATCAGATGGTCACGCAGGTGTCCGCCGCCATGGCCGCCGCCCACCGCGAGGGCCTGGCCCACCTCCGTCTCAACCCGAACGCCGTACTGCGCACCTCCTCCGGCCAGTGGCGCATCCGCGGCCTCGCGGTGAACGCCGCGCTGCGCGGCATCAACTCCGACACCCCGCAGCGCACCGACACGGAGGCCATCGGGGCGCTGCTGTACGCCGCGCTCACCCAGCGGTGGCCGTACGAGAGCGACGCCTACGGCTTGTCCGGGCTGCCCAAGGACGTCGGCCTGATCGCCCCCGACCAGGTGCGTGCCGGCGTCCACCGCGGCCTGTCCGAACTCGCCATGCGCGCGCTGGTCAACGACGGCGCGACAGCGTCCCGGCACGAGTCCGCGTGTACGACGCCGGAGGAGTTGGTGAAGGCGATCGGCGAGATGCCTCGCATCCGCCCGCCGGAGCCCGCGTTCACGGCCCCGCCGGACTATCAGCGCACGACGTACCAGCAGGGCACGTACGGCCGCCAAGCCCCGCATCCTGGCGCCACCCAGCCGGTACCGCCCCCGCCGCCCCCGCTGCAGAGCCGCACCGGCAAGGCCCTGAAGTGGGCCGTCTCGGCCCTTCTGATCGCCGCCCTCGGTCTTGGCAGCTGGCAGCTGGCGGATGCGCTCATGGACCAGGGCAACAAGTCCGAGGACAGCAACCAGACGCAGACGACGGAAGACAACGACAAGGGCCAGACGAAGCCGGTCAGCAAGCCGATCGCCATCGAAGGCGTCAGCGACTTCGACCCGCTCGGCTCGGACGGCTCCGAGAACCCGAGGGACATAGACAAGATCTACGACACCGCTCCGAACACGTACTGGCAGACAAGCTTCTACACCAGCTCCGACTTCGGACGGCTGAAGTCGGGCGTCGGAGTCATCCTCGATCTCGGCAAGATCCAGCAGGTCGGAAAGGTGACCATCACCTTCGTCGGCGACACCTCCGTCGAACTCCGCGCCGCTTCTGGTGACACCGGTAGCGAACCGACGTCCCTCGAAAGCTACGCCAAGGTGGCCGAGGGCTCCGGAGCGAGCGTGACGCTCAAGCCCGGCGAGTCCCTCAAGGCCCGCTATCTTCTGGTCTGGCTGACCGATCTGCCGCGACAGGCCGACGACGGCAAATTCCGGGGCAGAGTGGTGGACGTCAAGGTGAGCAGCTGA